Proteins encoded by one window of Halococcus hamelinensis 100A6:
- a CDS encoding DUF5816 domain-containing protein, which translates to MDATTTADGRTLYVDRTEAERGSKGPFLAAYADEAGESRWGYFCSNCASFDNAMDAMGRIKCNGCANIKKPDEWDAAHE; encoded by the coding sequence ATGGACGCGACGACGACCGCCGACGGGCGGACCCTCTACGTCGACCGCACGGAGGCCGAACGGGGGTCGAAGGGGCCGTTCCTCGCCGCGTACGCCGACGAAGCCGGCGAGAGCCGGTGGGGCTACTTCTGTAGCAACTGCGCCAGCTTCGACAACGCGATGGACGCGATGGGACGGATCAAGTGCAACGGCTGTGCCAACATCAAGAAACCCGACG
- a CDS encoding universal stress protein encodes MSLVVVPVRYPLSEHSRRTLRTAIDVAEERDANLSVLHIDLYQSSQRVTQAELKHAVEREFGRLPNARYAVRTGFLVEETILDDVATEGADVVVIGRKQTSRWRRMIRRVTDEPDVARFLRNQLDCDVVTAPREE; translated from the coding sequence ATGAGTCTGGTCGTCGTGCCGGTTCGGTATCCGTTGAGCGAGCACTCCCGCCGGACGCTCCGGACCGCGATCGACGTCGCCGAGGAGCGCGACGCCAACCTCAGCGTCCTCCACATCGACCTCTACCAGTCGAGCCAGCGGGTCACCCAGGCCGAGCTGAAGCACGCGGTCGAACGCGAGTTCGGCCGGCTCCCGAACGCACGCTACGCGGTTCGGACGGGCTTTCTCGTCGAGGAGACGATCCTCGACGACGTCGCCACCGAGGGGGCCGACGTCGTGGTGATCGGGCGAAAGCAGACCAGCCGGTGGCGGCGGATGATACGGCGGGTCACCGACGAACCCGATGTCGCCCGGTTCCTCCGGAATCAGCTCGACTGCGACGTCGTCACCGCCCCGCGCGAGGAGTGA
- a CDS encoding mechanosensitive ion channel family protein has translation MEAGAVMSWVLSAVMQTGLPTSVTNATDENNSSSLEQGSEQTVHFFRELLPGWVPPWTIQLALAILVLILAWYGSKRLVELLGRRVARQFRRPSVSRAVLRTIRAIVMFFALLIAAGFLGVGLDNIFLSVTVLTAAVAVVISPILGGFVSGLFVLTDQSYEIGDMIEIVDTDEGTRGFVEDITFQYTKIFTLDNTFLVIPNGTIRERDVINYSAEDPRTRLSLDILVTYEGDLDVARDLIERSARDVDSVIRGGPDIRIGSARYPAAPTCYINEFADNGVLLTLRYWVKEPYKLLTVRSGVQENVWEAFDGAGLEFPYPHTHVVFDEDDDPRFRDGGRDPGNAGGPGGLQ, from the coding sequence ATGGAGGCGGGAGCCGTGATGAGCTGGGTACTGTCGGCGGTGATGCAGACGGGGCTCCCGACGTCGGTCACCAACGCCACCGACGAGAACAACTCGAGCAGCCTCGAGCAGGGTTCCGAGCAGACCGTCCACTTCTTCCGGGAGCTGCTGCCGGGCTGGGTTCCCCCGTGGACGATCCAACTCGCGCTCGCGATCCTCGTGCTCATCCTCGCGTGGTACGGCTCGAAACGGCTCGTCGAACTGCTGGGCCGACGCGTCGCTCGCCAGTTCCGCCGACCCAGCGTGAGTCGGGCGGTCCTGCGGACGATACGCGCCATCGTGATGTTCTTCGCGCTCCTGATCGCGGCGGGCTTTCTCGGCGTGGGCCTCGACAACATCTTCCTCTCGGTGACGGTGCTCACGGCCGCGGTCGCGGTCGTGATCTCGCCGATCCTGGGTGGGTTCGTCAGCGGGCTGTTCGTCCTCACCGACCAGTCCTACGAGATCGGCGATATGATCGAGATCGTCGACACCGACGAGGGGACGAGGGGGTTCGTCGAGGACATCACCTTCCAGTACACCAAGATCTTCACGCTCGACAACACCTTCCTCGTGATCCCGAACGGCACGATCCGCGAGCGCGACGTGATCAACTACTCGGCCGAGGACCCGCGAACCAGGCTCTCGCTCGACATCCTCGTGACCTACGAGGGCGACCTCGACGTGGCGCGCGACCTGATCGAACGCTCGGCCCGCGACGTCGACAGCGTGATCCGCGGCGGGCCGGACATCCGGATCGGGAGCGCACGCTATCCCGCCGCGCCGACGTGCTACATCAACGAGTTCGCCGACAACGGCGTGCTGTTGACCCTCCGCTACTGGGTCAAGGAGCCCTACAAGCTCCTGACGGTGCGCTCGGGGGTTCAAGAGAACGTCTGGGAGGCGTTCGACGGTGCGGGTCTGGAGTTCCCCTACCCGCACACCCACGTGGTGTTCGACGAGGACGACGACCCGCGGTTCCGCGATGGGGGACGCGACCCCGGCAACGCCGGCGGCCCCGGCGGGCTACAGTAG